GTGCCGCATAGGCAAAGAGGGCGGCGCTGGCTGCCACCAGTGCGGGGACGCGGCCGACTCGGCGCAGCACGCCTTGTCGGCGTGTCCCGCGCACAACGAGGCGAGGCGGGCGTTGGTGGAGACCATTCGCCCGTCGGACCTCTCCCTGGGGGCGGTCGTGCGGGTCGCGACCGCCTCCCGGGAAAATTGGAGGGCGTTCTCCTCCTTCTGCTCCGCGATCATGGAGCGGAGGGAGGCGGACGAGAGGGTAAGGAGGGGGGAGGTTAGTCCACCCTCCTCGCCCTCTGCGGATGGGCGGGCGGTGACGAgggtcgccgccgccgctgtctCCGGGGGATCCCGGCGCATCTTAGAGATGCGGGGATTACCCGGAGGGGAGAGGGATGACGGTATGGGGGGCTGGCGGGGGGGACGACCGGACGCAACTAGCGTCGGGCTTCCTCCATCGTTTGCCTCCCCGCCGTCGATTCGGATAGCCGGGGGGGCTCTCGCTGGAGGCGAGGGCCCTTACTTGGGATGGTCGGCGGGGGGAGGAGTGGGGGTGTCGGGCGCCTGGGCCCGCGTGCCTTCTTTGGGAGGGGCGGGCCTGGTGGCCCCCCCCCTCCTTTCCCCGCTGAGGACGCGCCG
The nucleotide sequence above comes from Monomorium pharaonis isolate MP-MQ-018 unplaced genomic scaffold, ASM1337386v2 scaffold_602, whole genome shotgun sequence. Encoded proteins:
- the LOC118648698 gene encoding uncharacterized protein LOC118648698, translated to MARWKRRLLAGDLRYGRRTVEAVGPLLDQWVDVARGRVTFHVAQVVSGHGCFGDYLCRIGKEGGAGCHQCGDAADSAQHALSACPAHNEARRALVETIRPSDLSLGAVVRVATASRENWRAFSSFCSAIMERREADER